The Nicotiana tomentosiformis chromosome 2, ASM39032v3, whole genome shotgun sequence genome includes the window agagaaatgagagagattaACTGgtaaaaacccgcaaagggcactactgatcgaaaagatgatcttcacagccattggtattGACAGTCCTAGGCATTGTTTATCGGTTtcaaggcaaaagttgtgatgaatttctaagaATCGGTCGGTTTACACATATcaagcatccagtccaaaaggcatgtcatgttcattgaggtccgcatgtactccagataagtctttctttccttctcccgaaagggatacctcttttctaaattcattgtccactccattgtttgtttttctttgaatccctttcggtctaactctgttccaaaactaaggcaaagaagggatagcaaaACTGGTTTACAGGGctttcgtttgatacaagctaatattcaagaggcacccagACTCGGTAGGGGCATCAAgttgaccccgactggccatggcggccgatgcttcaaaatcaaaaactcttgtaaggatgaaatcaaattgaaagtgcctacaagggcaaaatgaagttgaaaaggttaagtcccaggTGGCTAAccattttggcaaagtttgaaaagccaaaggttctccAATGCTCCGAAATTGAAAGTGTTGAGAAAaaaagtcgaaagtgaaatgccacaaagtcaaaataaagttgaaaaagttaCGTCCCACACGGCTAGCCGTGGTATTcaggaaatcatcataaaaaaagatgggcacaaagccaagctgccaaagacatcaaggctaCAAATCGACCATCActttttaaaactcacaatttttctttgtttgcagcatGAACAAAGCAGTGCAAAATGTCCATTCCTAAagaacgaatgtcaccaaaggtaagtttcgcaaaatctctattttcttttattttcagcatgcatgTCACCATTAGTGGATTTTTGTGTTTAGCTAAGGATAATAATGAAGAGTTCTTTGTGAATTCCAATATTGAGCATTGAAAAGCTACAATTGaccattatttattttaaaaatattggtCAATGAATTAAGGGTAAAACAAAGAAAACAAATTGTGTGCTctttctcttgatatgcgtaaagtgacatgtaaaaataaaaatttatttttagtatacctgccaagtaaaagtgaacggagggagtaaaatTTTGAGCGGATAATTAGACAAATTTATAGTAATAAACATAATTGAAGGGATTGATTATGCAGGAAAGTTCACCAAAGAGGTAAAAAGTACAAAATTACCAAATTGGAGGACTCaaacgaaaaatattttttaacttCCGGTAGCCGGAGCAAGTCCATGACCATTACCAACTAAAAGCTTTGATCTTTGCTGTTAGCGCAAGCACAAAAAACTTGGAAGGAAAATCGAGTCCATGATTGATCCAGCTGAATAGCTACAAGATGGACAGTAGGAACGTCGTCGTTTGCGACAACGGCACCGGGGTATTGTCTTTGCTCTTTCACATTGCCTTTTTATTTGGTGTAGTAGAGTTCTAATTCATCTGAAGATCGCGCATTTGTCAAACGAAACTGAATTTTTATCCAAGGCTTTAATAGAAGAAATTTTGCAATATTTTCTTAGTAGATTAGGGAAAATGCAAATAAACTTGGTGACTCTCTACGTGTGCATATATACTTCTGAAAAAGCAGCTAAGGACGCCTACAGGAACTGAAATGTCTCACTTATCTGTGCCTGAGATGCTTAAACCAGGATCCGTTAACTAGAGTTAATTTCTTATTTTGTGAAGGTTAAACTATCGATGTGTGATATCAATAAAAGTTCCTTTGATTTTCTTGTAAATTCAGTTTAATCAACTACGCTTCAGTCCCATACTAGTTGGTTGTGCTACAATCCCACACTAGGGGTGTGTGCTACATGAGTCCTCTATATTGAGATGCATTTCATCCCAACACAATAAAGTATACTTTTGATTTATCAGAAAATGAGAAAGAAACTTTGGTTTATGTCTGGCATGATCAAATGCATTAATTCATTGAACTTGGACTTATGTGGTGTTCTCAAcgaaattattttttgtttgtgAAGCTACTTTCGGTTTTATTTCCTTTTTGGAACTATCATTCTTGAAAACCAAATCTCTGTCAGTCAGTTCCTTCACAAGATGCAAGCTTTGACTTAAATGTGTAGTTTACGGAAACCATCATCCTATCTAATCAAGCATCCTTTCCTAGGGGAACCTGCTTCTCTGATTTATGAAGTGAAAGAGAACTTATACCGAGCTTTTGCTGAAGCATAAGATGCTTCTAGCTATTGcctttgcctttttttttttagcATTTTCTTTGGGGCTGGTGGTGGTGCTAGGAGATCGAATACATTTATTAAACTATTTTGATGTCTAAATGCAGTATGTCAAGTGTGGCTTTGCGGGTGAGAATTTTCCCACATCTGTATTCCCTTGTGTTGTGGGGAGGCCAATGCTAAGATATGAAGAATCTCTTATGGAACAAGACTTGAAGGTAAACGTCTCTCTTTATCCTTACTCTAAAACGGATAATGTGAAAGAGTTCACTTGCATTTATAGACAACTAGGAAGTTCTTCTTGGAGAAAGAAAATCTAGGCTTCAGCAGTTCCATGCTAAACTAGATGATATAACTACTTCTTGTGAAATGAAGGTTTACTCTTATTTTTGTTCCCAGAACACCTCAGGGATTGTTAGAATAATGCTTATATTGTATATTCCTGGATTCTTTATTTATTCGTCTGTCTTGCAACCAGGACGTTGGAAATCTTCTCgtcatattttttctttcttatatcCTTCTCTTATATGCTCTGCATTTTCACTATTGAGCTCTGTAACTCGACTCACAGACTTCTTGATGAATACGTAACTCTTTTACACTGTTTCTCTAGGATACTATTGTGGGAGATGATTGCTTGAAGTTGCGGCATCAGTTGGATATATCATATCCTGTCAACAATGGAATTGTGCAAAACTGGGATGATATGGGGCATGTGTGGGATCATGCATTTTTCAACGAACTGAAGGTAGCTTTCTCTACTGTTAACTTCCCTGTGAAGATCATTTATTGGTTTAACTTTTGcttgctatttttttttttttttttacaatacTTGGCGTATGGCTAGTTCATGATTAACTGAAAAAACTTTCATTTCATTCTGCTGTTGAAGGTAGATCCGACCGAATGCAAAATTCTGCTGACAGATCCACCTCTCAATCCATCGAAAAATCGTGAAAAGATGGTTTGTATTCATGCTTTTCTTTTTCACAGAATACATTCCCTTTTTGTATTGCCTCAAAGATTTTTAAATAATACTCAGAATATACTTGAATTATAGGTAGAAACTATGTTTGAGAAGTACAACTTTGCTGGGGTCTTCATCCAAATTCAAGCTGTTCTAACACTGTATGCTCAAGGTACCATTATACATTTGGTGAAAAGTTTGATATATGAGTTCTTGGGCATAAATCATGTTTTTGGTTATTGTGAAAAGGACCACTATGAGTCCAGATATTGCAATTTTTGTCGAGTAAATACTTATTTTTGTTACAAGAATGGGTTTAATTAGATAGTTAGCTTTAATTTGGGTTATATGTGATGGATTTGCTCATCATTGCTGTTCTAAAATATATGCAGGTTTGTTGACTGGGCTAGTCATAGACTCTGGTGATGGAGTTACGCATGTTGTAAGTTTTTCCATTAGCATAGCTGCTTTACGATCTATGGCGGTCTTGGTTCCGTATTGATTTTGCCAAATATGAGCTGTTTTTCTGCATCAGAGGAGTCCATTTGGGTTTCCCCGACTAAATAAGATTGCTGCTTGCAGCTTCTGGTCAATGTGGTCATAAACACAGCGTCACCTATTTGTTAGTTTGATAGCACATAGTTGTATTTGCCATGAACTGTGAGATACTTTTCTTCCGTATGTTATCAGAAAGTTCTTTGATGCAGGTTCCTGTTGTTGATGGATACTCATTCCCTCACCTCACAAAAAGAATGAATGTTGCAGGGCGCCATATAACATCTTATCTGGTTGATCTGCTACTTCGAAGAGGGTAATTGCCAACTCATTTGAAATAAGCTAAATGTGGTTGTTCATGCTATATTTGATTAGTTTACACCATTACTGGAGTTCTGATGGCCAGTCAATTTTTGAAGGTATGCAATGAATAAGAGTGCTGATTTTGAGACCGTCAGGGATATTAAAGAAAAGCTGTGCTACATTAGGTGAAATAACTTGTGTCATAATTTAATTCCTTTACGACTTCTTCTGGCGAGTAATGGTATTTGCTGTACTGCAGTTACGATTACAAGAGAGAATATCAGTTAGGGCTTGAGACTACTATTCTTGTTAAGAATTATACTGTGAGTAGGCTCCATCCATAATAAGCTCTTAATTCTTGGATAtaaaaatcttcatgtttccatAAGAAACTTAGCCATTCAGTGACCCATTGTTTAGGTTTTTATTTTTTCAGCTTCCAGATGGGAGGGTACTTAAAGTTGGCACAGAAAGGTTCCAGGCACCTGAGGCTCTTTTTACTCCAGTAAGCATGCATTCCCATTTGTTTTCCTCTTTCAAAATCCATGAACATACCTTTTCATAAACATGCACGGGCTTTGCTGGTTCCCCATAGTGGGGAAGAGTAAATGCAATTCGCGTTTCCCCCCAAAGAAAGCTAATCCTGTATAATGCCGGATGCTATGTGGCACTTGTTACCTAATCAGTGACCATCTTTTATCTTGACAACTTTTTAAATTGATGGATCTTCTGTTATTGTAAAACTAGTTTGGCCTTTCAACCTTCCAACAGGAAAGCAAACAATAGAGTATCATCTTCAAATCAATTTGTTTCAAATAAAGTGTTAATGAAGTCCTTAAGACAAACTGAAGCAACATTGCAACTGCATGGTTTAATATGTTATTCCATGCTTCTCCGGAATTCTAATTGATGGGCTGATGTATGTGGAAGGAAGCTAAATATTATTTTCATTATCCATTTTAGGATCTTATTGATGTTGAAGGTGATGGCATGGCTGACATGGTATTTCGTTGCATCCAGGAGATGGATATTGATAACAGGATGATGGTACTTCAAATTTGAATTTTGCTGTATTCCTTGCCCGTAGTGTTGTTGTTTGCCTTCCATCTTATTGTTAATATAATAATCATTACTTTGAAACTTTTTGCAGCTCTACCAACATATTGTTTTGAGTGGCGGAAGTACTATGTATCCTGGCTTACCTAGTCGGTAACTTGCTCAAATACTCTTTCTTATGACAGAGCTTTGAGAACTTAGCTGCCGAGTAATGCAATTGTGCATGACTGATTCTAAATGCTACATTATCATCACACTTTTCTAGGAACTTTTAACTAGTGTGAATGCTTTCTTTGAATTTATGAACCATAGTATATCCTTGAATTTTCTCTGAGACTAATGTTTGATCAATCTCTCTGGCAGAGATTTTGAACTATGTAACTGTTTTGTTGTATGACTTTGATAACTCTCTTGATGTGCAGTATCAAAATTTGCTCAGTCCTCCCCTGCCGTAGAAAGAATTTCTCTCTCTTTGTGATTTATTGCCTTAAACTCTACTTTTGCTATTATGATAGCCCTATGTTTCCTGTGCGAATAAAAGGAATGAACTCTTTCTTGCCGCACCTCCACccagactctctctctctctctctctctctctcttatttaAATAACACTTCTATTTCCTTCTTTCAAACACTGACAGCCTTGAGAAAGAAATTTTGGACCGCTATCTTGATGTTGTTTTGAAGGGGAACAAAGATGGTTTGAAGGTACAGTTGCCTCTTTTTTGTTAATTTTGCCATTTCTTGAGATTTTTAGCTTATGGATCAGGCTTATGCGACAAAGTAGCTTTTATTCGAATTGTCTGACCTACAAACCTAATTTGATTATTTGGAACCAATTAGTGTTGAATAAAATGGCATTTGATATCTAATCATGGAAATCATTTTCCCCTTGGTAAAAGCCATAGGGGAAAAGCTTTCATCAAACCAAAGgggcaaaaaaagaaaaaacagagTCGGTTGGAGTGGGGGCGAGGGGTGGGGAGAAGTAGTTGAAGTAAATACCTTGATCACATTGGTACCTTGACGGTTTCTGGTATAAAGTCAAGTCAGTCAAAAGATGGAGATATGAAAGTAGTTGGAGCAGGACGAGTAGGGTTTAGCATATCTAGGAACTTTGATTACATTGGCCACAAGCATATTCTCTCTTTCATGTGTTGCTTGGTTTTCGTTGAaattttctatctttattttttattttatgtcttTTCCGCAACAGAAATTGCGTTTACGAATAGAAGATCCACCAAGAAGAAAGCATATGGTGTATCTTGGAGGTGCGGTTCTGGCAGGAATTATGAAGGTATATGCTATCTCCTTCCATCTCTCTAGCCCCATCTCTGTTCCTTCCATTACAATGCATATAAACAAGTATTTAATTTAAGAGAGGAAATTAAAATTAGAAAAGAAAGTAAGTTGGTTGCCTGGGATACAGCCTTTTTCAATCTGTACTCTTTCCCATACATTCAAGATTTGAGTATCCATCTTCAATTGATTTCGGGATCGGAAATGTTGGATTGTACTATTTTGATGTGCCACATTCTTGGCAATCATCAACTTCAGCCgcaaggaacaacaacaacaaccaagtggattcccacaagtggggtttggggaaggtaggatgtacgcagccttactcctaccctggaagggcagagaggctatttccgatagaccatcagctaaagaaaagatgaaagaaGCACTAACAGCAAGTAATAACAAAAAAACCGAAACCAAGCCGCAAGGAAAATGCATATTTTTGCATTTGGCCCCAATCCATCTCTTTTTTATTACACATTTCGTGCAATTGATGAAATCATCTGTGTATGAAAGATATTCCGGTGGCTGAATGCTACTGAATAATCCACTCATTACAGCAGGTTAAGAAATTTTTATGTGGTAGCTAAAATGTTTTTACTGTATAGTTGCTGAAATGACGATGAAAGAGCATATCATTTGGCAAAAAGTAAACGAGGTTATATGTTTATTGAGTCCAAACAAATCATTGTGGCTGATGTATTTCATGTCTGTAAACGATTCATGCTATCCTTCTATTCTAGTCAGGATCCTTGTTCATCTTGAAATCATCTGTAGAATGGCATTCGTCTCTCTTTGAGCATTATAGTTTTTTCCTCGTTATGTCAAAAAAGAAAATAGTTTCACTGAGTCACTATGCACCCTAACTGAAGAGCATTCAATTGAAAGAAACATTATGATGTGAAAGGAAATATTGAATTATCGAGTAATTTCTGCAGGATGCCCCTGAGTTTTGGATCAATAGACAAGATTATTTAGAAGAGGGAGTTGCTTGCTTAAGCAAGTGTGGCCAGGCGTGATTTTTACATGTCCATCACTTGTTTAAGCTTTTGCTATCTTTACAAAGAAAAGCTTGGAATTTACAGATCAAGGCATGCTGAAAATTGGTTGACGTATCATGGTCGCAATGACTGGCATTCAATGAAGAAGCTCTTATACTGTATTTACCTCCAAAATTCTCTAAAGTTAACCGGAAAAATgtcatatttgaattttttttactgCATCTGCAGTTTATCTGAGTTGAGCGGGGGATTCTTTAAGGCTTAAATTTGTACAGTTGATATTGAAATAAAAGATTGCTAATTGGAACCACTTTTGATTCCCTGCTGACCCCTTTTGTGTGAAGTTCATTAAATGTGAGCAGAAACATAAGCAGCTCATCGTGTAATCTGGTGTGGTCAGAAGAGATTGTGAGCTAATTCTCTAATGTGCTGCAGGTTGAGGTACATTTGTTGTTTGTGGATCTGTTCTTGTTAACTTCCTTTCCAGATATTCACTTTATATTCCTTGTTGTAGCATAGGGAGAAGGGCACTAGTTGTGTTTCGAACACTTATTAAGTCAATCTTAAATTTGTAATGGAATGGCTGAAGACCTGTTGGTTACATTACTTAAAGATATTAGATGGAATATAAATTGGAAAGTTGTAATGGTGTAGAATGACAAACATTTATCTTACTGGCAGCTCACACCTGTGCTCTGCTGTTCGAATATCAGGTTAGAGAGTTGTAATTCGACTAAAAGATAAAATGAGATTCTCATGTCCAAAGAGGAACACGACACAAAGATAAAccttctttctttcttgtccATCAAAGAGAAAACAGATTGATTAACCAGCTAACAACAGCAAGACTTATTGCCTGTTTCTAATACATTTCCTTGTATTCACATGCATAGTGTGATGCAAGAATTTGATTACCAGAAATTGAGGACGAGGCACAAGGCACATGATTACTGAAAATATAAGGGAGACAAATGAATTATACATATTATTCCCTATAAACGGGAAATTGGAAAGTGAAAGACGAGGAGAAGACATATATGGAACAATTACAAAGGAATCCATCCAAGTGAAATTCAGTTGTTGGGGCTCCTAATTCCCACAAAGAGCAACATTTCTCTTAGAAGGTCTGAAATTCAGAGCAGTGAGACTATAGATGCACATATTTGCTTGTTTTGATTTGATGGTAATTTCATCAGTAGTGGTTCTTGTAGAGCCAGGTACATTAcaggaagaagatgaagttccaATAAGGCTAGCTCTGCAGGAATTGCCAATTGCTTTCTCTGCAGCACACTCTATTCCATCCACAGATGGTATCTCCAACCTGTAAACACCATATCTGTTGGTAGTTCTGTTGACTGACACTGATACCAGCTCTGCTGTCCTTGCTGACATTGCTTTGAAGGTGCAGTCTATCTTAACTTCTACACCTGTTCATTGTTTATTCCAATATCAATGACATTAACCGATTAATCAACCAATTTTTAGTAACCTGTCCAAGTTTAAATGTGTTCGGGTTATGACCCGTTTGTTGAGTTGATCCAACAGGTTGAACCCCCCGGTTGACCCATCAACTTATTGGATCAAAACGGGTTAAAATAGATGCAATCCAAACCCAAACATACAAAATCACAAGTATCAAATTTGGAGATCGGGAATTATTATAATTAGACGAACTTAACTTAATAAAAATACATTAGCTTTCAAGTTTCTTTTTTcaaaagcaaaataaaaaaaatggaggTTAATTCATGCTGGATGGGTTGGGTTGTGACCCGTTTTTTGACCCATCTTGATCCAAACGGGTTGAGACATGACTACTTAGTGTTTTGACCAGTCCAATTATAACCCAACCAATCGTTTGACACCTCTAACCAAAGGATTATTTTAGGTAGCAGTATGCAGAATGAAGTAGTTAagacagaagaagaaaaaatgttATGGatttgtgaatatacaagaaaTTCCCCCAAAATCTTGTATGGAAGACTGTAGTACCTGGCATGAAGTAGCTGTGCCTGGAGAAGGAATTATTGGAGCAAATATCACAGTAAACCAAACCCATGACAGTGATCTGGGGATTAGCCACTTTTGCTGCTGATGAAGCCTCAACATCCAAAGGAAATGGTAAACACAACCACAAGAAGCAGCATGAAATCACCAAGAGGAAAACTGTAGTAGTTGTAGTCATGGCAAAAGCGCAGACTTACCTGAGACTTTAAAAGTTAAAACTCTGATAGCAACAGATAAAACTACTTATATGTGAATAGCTATCCCCTCCTAGCTCTAAGCTAGTAAATCGAGCAGCTAGCCTATTTTATAATAAGTTAAgaaaacacacacaaaaaaaagacTAGCTAATATTATTGAAAATTTCTATAATAAAAAAAGATTTGAGATTGGGTGTATGGATAATGAATACCAACGACAGAAATGAAAAAGAGATCAAAGTTAGAAAGAGGGAGACAAGGATCGGACCTTATTGTATGCACTATGCAGCAGTTACTAGCTAGTCAGAATTCACAAACAAACAAAGCATGTGAACTTTTTTTGGAAGTTTGTAAGGGTGGATGTGTTGGAAAGAGAGTATAGTACGTAAGAAGTAGACAATATGCATATATAGAGGAATAAATAGGTCCCCCAcctttcattttcttgaattatgTTTGGAATTTATGATGGTCTTGCTTCTTAACGTGATATAAATTAACAAGCTGCTAGCTGCTTCTTGAACTTCTTGCTAGTTGCTACTGTCTATTTATTATCTCAACTACTTTTCTTTCTCTGTTATTAATCGTCTGGGCGGAGTGAAGGATTGTTTCTACTGAGAATCATGCGATCATAGATGAAAGAATTAAGCCAAGCATAACTTCACATTTATTGTAAGTAACTTGTAAGTTTGACTTCTCATTCTTTATTTCTTTGTAGATGTATTCATTGTTGTAGAGAAATGCATTCATGGCACTTACATTTTTCTTACTTGCTTTTCCATCAATTATAGAAACTGCCTTCAGTTAGTTGGTTATGTCTAAACAATGACGAACCAATGAAAATACAAGCAGCCGAAACATTTTCAATATTGCAATGAGACCATCACCTTTATTTTAACCACTAGTTAATTGGCCTGCGCTTCGCGCAATAAATCATATTTTGTATGGGATAAGTTTTGTTGATATGGATAAAATAAAAGATGTATAATACCCAAACTAAAAACTAAAATATAATGTGAGGCATAcacataaaaaaattaaaaaccaaaGTCATAGGAAcaaataaatatgaaaaattaatTCAAATATAAGCATAATTTACCTTTTGTAGATTTATAATCCCAACGTTCTTAAAGGACCATCCTCGACATAGAGGAAGAGAAGTTAACACCCAATTTATAATAAAGTATGTACTCAACATAAGTCCTAGCATTGTTCATAGATACTATTAAGTGTTAATCCCTCTGtcttattttatttgaattttcttattaatttgtttaaaaaataTTGGCACATACCTATATTGAGCACAATTAGTTGTTCGCAACTTGAATTTTGTTATTGCAAACTAAGAATCAACTTTGATCTTTTAATTTTTTACACTCAATTATCTCGCTCGTATTCTAACCGTTCTTTTACTGTTTTCTTATTTTTAACTTTTGTGCTCACACTTCTTGCTTGCACGCAACTAAAATAGATTACCTTTATTTATAGGTGGTGACAGAAGGATCTAAAGTAAGATATTGGAATCATGCCTTCCACTTATTTATATAATTGCTCTTTCAAGAATTATTTAGTTCCCACTCTAGAACTCTCATTAATGTAGCGTTCTTCTTTTAACGCTTGTTCTTGGATGTTAAGTTGGTGATAACCCCTCTTGGCTTCCATTCCTATATAATTGTTGTGCATAACTAAAAATTTTATTGTATAAAATGTTACTTAATTAGTAACTTTATTCAGAGACTTGGAGATTCTTAAAATAAGGTAAACAAAAAAAAAGATCAAAATTGAggaaaaaaaatagatttttgtGGTCCTATAAAAATGCTAAGTCATCACATGGTCCATCCTATTGATTTTTTTCCTCCTACAAGGAATACTTAATGATTTTAATAGGGAATTTTCAAACTTCTCAAAGCAAAATGGGCACGGGAACTGAAATTAGGACtcttgaaaattttcgaaacacaattgaaaattttaataataAATCAATTATTTGCGACTCATTTGTGTTTAGTTTGAAAAACAACTCCTCATAAACGAATAGAAGGCAAAAAAGACTATGTTAATACGCAAGAAATTATAGGAGAAAAAGAGCGTataaattatttaaacatcttataATTAAATACACAATTATAAAGTAAGGGGAAAGAtcaaaagtatatatatacaagTCATACCGGCGATAACCACATATTTAAAATAGTTGGTATGTTCATGCTTTAAGTTGAAGTGTATAAATACTGTAAGACATGTGAATATTGAGATATTGCTTTCACAATCCAAGAAAACGCTTCCACCaaaaaatatagtatatataattgagaaagaaaagaaacatCCTAAAATGATTAGACAACAATGAGTTCAGAACTAAAAATGAACAAATTATCTTTCAATGTTAAGTCAGAAGCATGATCAAGTAATGTGTTTATCACATCACCCATTTATAATAAGAAAAGACTAAAAGTTCAAAAATGGGTATAACGCAAAGACTTGAATACAATGAGTCATTAATTTTACCATCATATCGTCGTAGTCTTTTACATCCTATTTAGATTCTACCATAACTGAGAAAACCTCACAGACAAATAGAGGCAGAGGCTCTGCAACCAaataacaaaaaacaaaaaagaaagaatcAGATAGGCTTAAAGTTCTATTCATAGAAGAAACTAAACAATATAAATATCAAAAGTGAGTCACTGGAAACTGAATAGAAATTACACGTTCACTATCTTTATACAAATCTTTGATAAATGTATGATTGAATATCAAACGGGGAAGAGCTATAACTTCCATTCCTTAATAACTGAAACGTTACATTTTGGAAACATGAAACCTTTTGGAAACTGTCTTCTCCTTTAACTGAGTAATTAAAAGTTAATGAGGAAAAAACCAAAATAAAgaggaaaaataagaaaaaaacaaaataatTGACAAAAAAGATAATTGAGTTTCTTGGGCATATAGAATACCACATCAGCTTATCAATTCCCAACTTTATAGATATATATAGATGTTCAAGGTATCAAGCTAGTTGTAAGACCGCTTATTGGGTTAGTTACAACTAAGGTTGTAAAATGAAGTCGTTGGGTCGAGTTTGGTGAAACCCATCTACAGATTACTTGGGTTGACATTGGCTGAGTTAACTGGGCTAAATAGTGAGTCATGGCGAAATCCGCCTAACTCGAAGTTTTTGCATCTACACCCGGTTTTGGGGTTACAAttgaacctatacccactttgcaaaaaagtttgcaagcgtacccactttacgatcaacttcagacttatcgggtctgaagttaaaaaaaattagtttgaagtgaaaaaattgcatttcaaatgcacttaaggccaaataggcccgAAGTGCAACCAATAGTTTCATGCACTTAAAcctaataagtctgaagtgaaaaattgcacttcagatgcccTTAAGGCCAATAAGCCTGAAGCAGGGGCGGCTCAAGGGCATTTGAGGCCTAAGGCCAAAGTCAAATGTGAGGCCTAagtatttaaatttttaaaaaaaatttaaatgatATGTATGGAGTAAAATTAATGAAATATCAAAtatcaaataaaaataatactagaaaGATATTACTCGATTGCTGATTCACAAAGTTTGAAGAATGAAGACCTTGAGTCCAAAATAACTAGTTGTTGCTTGTCTACTTCAAAATTACtacatattattttttt containing:
- the LOC104106238 gene encoding actin-related protein 2, which gives rise to MDSRNVVVCDNGTGYVKCGFAGENFPTSVFPCVVGRPMLRYEESLMEQDLKDTIVGDDCLKLRHQLDISYPVNNGIVQNWDDMGHVWDHAFFNELKVDPTECKILLTDPPLNPSKNREKMVETMFEKYNFAGVFIQIQAVLTLYAQGLLTGLVIDSGDGVTHVVPVVDGYSFPHLTKRMNVAGRHITSYLVDLLLRRGYAMNKSADFETVRDIKEKLCYISYDYKREYQLGLETTILVKNYTLPDGRVLKVGTERFQAPEALFTPDLIDVEGDGMADMVFRCIQEMDIDNRMMLYQHIVLSGGSTMYPGLPSRLEKEILDRYLDVVLKGNKDGLKKLRLRIEDPPRRKHMVYLGGAVLAGIMKDAPEFWINRQDYLEEGVACLSKCGQA
- the LOC104106240 gene encoding uncharacterized protein; translation: MTTTTTVFLLVISCCFLWLCLPFPLDVEASSAAKVANPQITVMGLVYCDICSNNSFSRHSYFMPGVEVKIDCTFKAMSARTAELVSVSVNRTTNRYGVYRLEIPSVDGIECAAEKAIGNSCRASLIGTSSSSCNVPGSTRTTTDEITIKSKQANMCIYSLTALNFRPSKRNVALCGN